One region of Sphingomonas bisphenolicum genomic DNA includes:
- a CDS encoding hybrid sensor histidine kinase/response regulator encodes MTHGSSSADPDASGAQSFLIEASERLAAARSMAEVVDVLRRTARSAIGAEGIAIILKDGDLCHYVAEDAIGPLWSGKRFPADSCVSGWAMRHARTVAIADIERDDRVPQDAYRPTFVRSLVMAPIGRPAPVAALGAYWSQAGEHDQATIARLESLAHLSGIAIENARLIHEMEESERHRELILAAGRMGSWTFDTATGVLDASGLCRRNFGRDPALPFSYADLQAAIHPEDRDWVNTAIRDSLTSGRDYDVEYRVMTPDGEVRWIAVRAQPTRLADGTATGLAGISIDVTDRRRMEDALRTSAATLEHLVEERTRALVRTQDALRQSQKLEAMGQLTGGVAHDFNNLLTPIIGSLDLLHRRQVGGEREQRLISGALDSADRARTLVQRLLAFARRQPLKPEPVDLSTLILGMAELIGTTLGPQVQVRLDLAADLPFAQADAHQVEMALLNLAVNSRDAMPAGGEFTLSARCVEQTETPAEGVTPGRYAVVCVTDTGTGMDAETRRRAIEPFFSTKGAGQGTGLGLSMAHGLALQLGGALTIDSAPGQGASIALWLPVSEQSPVATLGAPARQGGFSGTVLLVDDEDVVRASTADMLADLGFDVLEARSGGEAVEHLRQADHIDLVVTDHIMPHMTGVELAQEIALINPTLPVLIVSGYSDAVGLAAGLPRLGKPFRQADLAAALASIRHHPLFAPLSIATETRAD; translated from the coding sequence ATGACCCATGGCTCATCGTCGGCGGACCCGGATGCGTCGGGTGCCCAGTCCTTCCTGATCGAAGCGAGCGAGCGGCTGGCTGCCGCCCGGTCGATGGCGGAAGTCGTCGATGTCTTGCGCCGGACGGCGCGGTCCGCGATCGGTGCGGAAGGAATCGCCATCATCCTCAAGGATGGAGACCTGTGCCATTATGTCGCAGAGGATGCGATCGGCCCCTTGTGGAGCGGCAAGCGCTTCCCGGCCGATAGCTGCGTGTCGGGTTGGGCGATGCGCCATGCCCGGACCGTCGCCATCGCCGACATAGAGAGGGACGATCGGGTGCCGCAGGACGCCTATCGCCCGACCTTCGTCCGCAGTCTGGTGATGGCGCCGATCGGCAGGCCTGCGCCGGTGGCGGCCCTGGGCGCCTATTGGTCGCAGGCAGGCGAGCATGACCAGGCGACCATCGCCCGGCTGGAAAGCCTGGCGCACCTGTCGGGCATCGCGATCGAAAACGCGCGTCTGATTCATGAGATGGAAGAAAGCGAACGCCATCGCGAGCTGATCCTGGCAGCCGGTCGCATGGGTAGCTGGACATTCGACACCGCCACCGGCGTGCTGGACGCATCGGGACTATGTCGCCGTAATTTCGGCCGCGATCCGGCGCTGCCCTTCAGCTATGCCGATCTTCAGGCGGCCATTCACCCGGAAGACCGGGATTGGGTCAATACCGCAATCCGCGACAGTTTGACGAGCGGGCGCGACTATGACGTCGAATATCGGGTGATGACGCCCGATGGCGAGGTTCGCTGGATCGCAGTAAGGGCTCAGCCGACCCGGCTGGCGGACGGCACTGCCACCGGGCTGGCCGGCATATCGATCGACGTCACCGATCGAAGGCGAATGGAGGATGCGCTGCGGACGTCCGCAGCGACGCTGGAGCATCTGGTCGAGGAGCGGACACGCGCACTGGTGCGGACGCAGGATGCGTTGCGGCAGTCCCAGAAACTCGAGGCGATGGGCCAGTTGACCGGCGGCGTCGCACACGACTTCAATAATCTTCTGACCCCGATTATCGGCAGCCTGGACTTGCTGCACCGACGGCAAGTGGGCGGCGAACGGGAACAGCGGCTGATCAGCGGCGCTTTGGATTCGGCCGACCGGGCGCGGACGCTGGTCCAGCGGCTGCTGGCCTTCGCCCGCCGGCAACCGCTCAAGCCCGAGCCGGTCGACCTGTCGACGCTTATCCTCGGCATGGCCGAACTGATCGGCACGACGCTGGGCCCGCAGGTGCAGGTGCGGCTTGACCTGGCGGCGGACCTGCCCTTCGCCCAGGCCGACGCGCATCAGGTCGAGATGGCGCTGCTCAATCTCGCGGTCAATTCCCGCGACGCGATGCCGGCCGGGGGCGAATTCACCCTGTCGGCGCGCTGCGTCGAACAGACAGAAACGCCGGCCGAAGGCGTGACGCCGGGACGCTATGCCGTGGTGTGCGTAACCGATACCGGCACTGGCATGGATGCGGAAACCCGGCGGCGGGCGATCGAGCCTTTCTTTTCCACCAAGGGTGCGGGCCAGGGCACTGGCCTTGGCCTGTCCATGGCCCATGGCCTGGCGCTGCAACTGGGCGGCGCGCTGACGATCGACAGCGCGCCGGGACAGGGCGCGTCCATCGCCCTGTGGCTGCCGGTGAGCGAACAGAGTCCCGTCGCCACCCTTGGCGCACCCGCCCGGCAGGGCGGCTTCAGCGGCACCGTCCTGCTGGTCGACGATGAAGATGTGGTGCGGGCCAGCACTGCGGACATGCTCGCCGACCTCGGCTTCGACGTGCTGGAGGCGCGCTCCGGGGGCGAAGCGGTCGAGCATCTGCGACAGGCCGATCACATCGACCTTGTCGTGACCGACCATATCATGCCGCACATGACCGGCGTCGAACTGGCGCAGGAAATCGCGCTTATCAACCCCACCTTGCCGGTGCTGATCGTATCGGGTTATTCCGACGCTGTCGGGCTGGCCGCAGGCCTGCCCCGGCTGGGCAAGCCGTTCCGGCAGGCCGACCTGGCCGCCGCACTGGCGAGCATCCGGCACCATCCGCTGTTCGCACCGCTCAGCATAGCGACGGAGACTCGTGCGGACTGA
- a CDS encoding SDR family NAD(P)-dependent oxidoreductase: MDTLPTTPSFRLDGKRALVTGAGRGIGLACAAALGQAGAHVTLAARSHGEVEAGAQAIRTAGGQADALLLDVHDVTGTAQALDGIAPFDILLNNAGTNRPKPFTDVSEEDYDAVLGLNLRAAFFVAQSAARRMIDAGVRGSLIHMGSQMGHVGGPRRSLYCASKWGLEGLSKAMALDLAPHGIRSNTIAPTFIETPMTKPFFEDKAFLASVLDKIKLGRLGTVEDLMGVVVFLASDAAALMTGTSLVVDGGWTAD; encoded by the coding sequence ATGGACACACTACCGACGACGCCGAGTTTCCGGCTGGACGGCAAGCGGGCGCTGGTGACCGGGGCAGGGCGGGGCATCGGCCTCGCCTGCGCGGCGGCGCTGGGGCAGGCGGGCGCGCATGTCACCCTCGCCGCCCGCAGCCATGGCGAGGTCGAGGCAGGCGCGCAGGCGATCCGCACGGCGGGCGGCCAGGCCGACGCACTGCTACTCGACGTCCACGACGTGACTGGCACGGCGCAGGCGCTCGACGGCATCGCGCCGTTCGACATACTGCTCAACAATGCCGGCACCAACCGGCCCAAGCCTTTTACCGACGTGTCGGAAGAGGATTATGACGCCGTGCTGGGCCTCAACCTGCGCGCTGCCTTCTTCGTCGCCCAGAGCGCGGCGCGGCGGATGATCGATGCGGGGGTGCGCGGGTCGCTCATCCATATGGGCTCGCAGATGGGCCATGTCGGCGGTCCGCGCCGTTCGCTTTATTGCGCATCCAAATGGGGGCTGGAGGGATTGAGCAAGGCGATGGCCCTCGATTTGGCGCCCCATGGCATCCGATCCAACACCATCGCCCCGACCTTCATCGAAACGCCGATGACCAAACCCTTTTTCGAGGACAAGGCATTCCTCGCCAGCGTGCTGGACAAGATCAAGCTCGGCCGACTGGGCACAGTGGAGGATCTGATGGGCGTGGTGGTGTTTCTCGCCTCGGATGCGGCGGCGCTGATGACCGGCACCAGCCTGGTGGTGGATGGGGGCTGGACCGCGGACTGA
- the hisD gene encoding histidinol dehydrogenase, with translation MAQYLKRGATAEAKADADRKVRDIVEAALADIEMRGDAAVREMSIKFDGWDRDDYRLSQAEIDACVDSLTPQERKDIEFAQTQVRNFAQIQRASMHDVEVETLPGVILGHRNLPVNAAGCYVPGGKYPLLASAHMSVITAKVAGVPRVITCAPPFQGQPARAIVAAQAMAGADAIYALGGIQAIGAMALGTQSIDPIDILVGPGNAFVAEAKRQLFGRVGIDLFAGPTETLVIADEIGCDAELAATDLLGQAEHGPDSPAVLLTTSEKLAREAMREIERLLMILPTADYASKAWETYGEVIVAEDDAEMVRIADAIASEHVQVMTADPDYFLQNMTNYGALFLGARTNVSFGDKVIGTNHTLPTRKSARYTGGLWVGKFIKTCTYQKVLTDAASALVGEYCSRLCGLEGFAGHGEQANIRVRRYGGRNVPYAGMAEPTPATAA, from the coding sequence ATGGCTCAATATCTGAAGCGTGGCGCAACCGCCGAAGCGAAAGCGGATGCGGACCGCAAGGTGCGCGACATCGTCGAGGCGGCGCTGGCCGACATCGAAATGCGCGGCGACGCCGCCGTGCGGGAGATGTCGATCAAGTTCGACGGCTGGGACCGCGACGATTATCGGCTCAGCCAGGCGGAAATCGACGCCTGCGTCGACAGCCTGACGCCGCAGGAGCGCAAGGATATCGAATTCGCGCAGACGCAGGTGCGCAATTTCGCCCAGATTCAGCGCGCATCGATGCACGATGTCGAGGTGGAAACGCTGCCGGGCGTGATTCTGGGACACAGGAATCTGCCGGTGAACGCCGCAGGCTGCTATGTGCCCGGCGGCAAATATCCGTTGCTCGCGTCCGCGCACATGTCGGTCATCACCGCCAAGGTGGCGGGTGTTCCGCGGGTCATCACCTGCGCGCCGCCCTTCCAGGGGCAGCCTGCGCGGGCCATCGTGGCGGCGCAGGCCATGGCCGGAGCCGACGCCATCTATGCGCTGGGCGGCATCCAGGCGATCGGCGCCATGGCGCTGGGGACGCAGAGCATCGATCCGATCGACATATTGGTCGGACCGGGCAACGCCTTTGTCGCAGAAGCCAAGCGCCAGTTGTTCGGCCGGGTCGGCATCGACCTGTTCGCCGGCCCGACCGAGACGCTGGTGATCGCCGACGAGATTGGCTGCGACGCGGAACTGGCCGCGACCGATCTGCTGGGGCAGGCGGAACATGGGCCGGACAGCCCGGCGGTGCTGCTCACCACATCGGAAAAGCTGGCGCGCGAGGCGATGCGGGAAATCGAACGCCTGCTGATGATCCTGCCGACCGCCGATTATGCGAGCAAGGCGTGGGAAACCTATGGCGAAGTGATCGTGGCGGAAGATGATGCCGAAATGGTTCGGATTGCGGATGCGATCGCTTCGGAGCATGTTCAGGTAATGACCGCAGACCCCGATTATTTCCTGCAGAACATGACCAATTACGGCGCCCTTTTCCTGGGCGCGCGTACCAATGTCAGCTTTGGCGACAAGGTGATCGGCACCAATCATACGCTGCCGACCAGGAAGTCGGCCCGCTATACCGGCGGGCTGTGGGTCGGCAAGTTCATCAAGACCTGCACCTATCAGAAAGTGCTGACCGATGCGGCATCTGCACTGGTCGGCGAATATTGCAGCCGCCTGTGCGGGCTGGAGGGCTTCGCCGGCCATGGCGAACAGGCGAATATCCGCGTGCGCCGTTACGGCGGACGCAACGTGCCCTATGCCGGCATGGCGGAACCGACCCCGGCGACGGCCGCCTGA
- a CDS encoding putative quinol monooxygenase produces MIREVARIEIDPADAERFETAVALATPHFRAADGCRSFRLDRSVDRPGHYRLVVGWDTVAAHVDGFRNSPGYQAWRALVGPFFVTPPDVDHVETAVNGF; encoded by the coding sequence ATGATCAGGGAAGTGGCGCGGATCGAGATTGATCCGGCGGATGCGGAGCGCTTCGAGACCGCGGTCGCGCTGGCGACCCCGCATTTTCGCGCAGCGGACGGGTGCCGCAGTTTTCGGCTCGACCGGTCGGTGGATCGGCCGGGTCATTATCGACTGGTCGTGGGCTGGGACACCGTCGCCGCGCATGTCGACGGCTTCCGCAATTCGCCCGGTTATCAGGCGTGGCGCGCGCTGGTCGGCCCATTTTTCGTCACACCGCCGGACGTGGATCATGTCGAGACGGCGGTGAATGGCTTTTAA
- a CDS encoding LacI family DNA-binding transcriptional regulator produces MTISDRSFITAHDVARAAGVSQSAVSRAFTPGASVAPDTRARIMDAATRLGYRPNLLARSLISGRSNIVGVGVGDLSNPFFVETLQLLSRTLDEAGLRLLLFPAEAQGGGEPSINEILHYRLDALVLLSVGLSSGLAEECRKAQVPVVLYNRTTQDHAASSVIGDNGIGARTIAAHLLAGDHRRMAFIAGADGSSTNMQREKAFFGYLAEQGATAPLRAAGDYRTEVATAATRQLLAGQDRPDAIFCANDNMAIAAINVARHEFGLDVGREISIVGYDDVAMAAWPAFSLTSYAQPAQRMVDEVLRLILALRDDPDRHEDVVVDGGLVVRGSSRTIRPR; encoded by the coding sequence GTGACCATCAGCGACCGCTCCTTCATCACCGCCCATGACGTCGCCCGCGCGGCCGGGGTGTCCCAGTCCGCGGTGTCGCGCGCCTTTACGCCCGGCGCCAGCGTGGCCCCCGACACGCGCGCGCGCATCATGGACGCCGCAACGCGGCTCGGCTATCGCCCCAACCTGCTCGCGCGCTCGCTGATCAGCGGCCGCTCCAACATCGTGGGCGTGGGCGTCGGTGATCTGTCCAACCCCTTCTTCGTGGAGACGTTGCAGCTATTGTCGCGAACGCTCGATGAGGCCGGGCTTAGGCTGCTGCTCTTCCCGGCCGAGGCCCAAGGCGGCGGCGAGCCGTCCATCAACGAAATCCTGCATTATCGCCTCGATGCACTGGTGCTGCTGTCCGTCGGCCTGTCGTCTGGCCTGGCGGAAGAATGTCGCAAGGCGCAAGTGCCCGTGGTCCTCTACAATCGCACGACGCAGGACCATGCCGCCTCCAGCGTGATCGGCGACAATGGCATCGGCGCACGCACCATTGCGGCCCATTTGCTGGCGGGCGACCACCGCCGCATGGCCTTCATCGCCGGCGCGGATGGTTCATCCACCAACATGCAACGCGAAAAGGCCTTTTTCGGCTATCTTGCCGAACAGGGCGCAACTGCGCCCCTTCGCGCAGCCGGCGACTATCGGACCGAGGTCGCCACCGCTGCAACGCGGCAATTGCTGGCCGGCCAGGATCGGCCCGACGCCATCTTCTGCGCCAATGACAATATGGCGATCGCCGCGATCAATGTCGCGCGGCATGAATTTGGGCTGGATGTCGGCAGGGAAATCTCGATCGTAGGCTATGACGATGTGGCGATGGCCGCATGGCCGGCTTTTTCCCTCACCAGCTATGCCCAGCCTGCGCAGCGCATGGTCGACGAAGTGTTGCGGCTGATCCTGGCCCTCCGCGACGATCCCGATCGGCATGAGGATGTGGTGGTCGATGGTGGACTGGTGGTCCGCGGCAGCAGCCGGACGATCCGTCCGCGATGA
- the hutU gene encoding urocanate hydratase produces the protein MTRLDNSRIIHPATGTALSAKSWLTEAPLRMLMNNLHPDVAERPEELVVYGGIGRAARDWESYDKIVEALRGLDDDQTLLVQSGKPVGVFRTHADAPRVLIANSNLVPKWANWEHFAELDRKGLAMYGQMTAGSWIYIGTQGIVQGTYETFVEMGRQHYGGDLSGRWLLTAGLGGMGGAQPLAAVMAGASCLAIECQPSRIEMRLRTGYLDRAADTIDEAMAIIEQANAANTPVSVGLLGNAADLLPEIYRRGIRPDLLTDQTSAHDPVNGYLPSGWTVAQWIEQRERAPETVAAAAKASMAIHVQAMLDFQAAGVPTVDYGNNIRQVAKDEGVANAFDFPGFVPAYIRPLFCRGIGPFRWAALSGDPEDIYRTDAKVKELLPDNAPLHRWLDMAREKIRFQGLPARICWVGLGDRHRLGLAFNEMVATGELKAPVVIGRDHLDSGSVASPNRETEAMRDGSDAVSDWPLLNALLNTASGATWVSLHHGGGVGMGYSQHSGMVIVADGSEAAARRLERVLWNDPATGVMRHADAGYDIALRCAREKGLDLPGILD, from the coding sequence ATGACCCGCCTCGACAACAGCCGCATCATCCACCCCGCCACCGGCACCGCATTGTCCGCCAAAAGCTGGCTGACCGAAGCGCCGCTGCGCATGTTGATGAACAACCTGCACCCCGACGTCGCCGAACGGCCGGAGGAACTGGTCGTCTATGGCGGCATCGGCCGTGCCGCGCGCGACTGGGAGAGTTACGACAAGATCGTGGAAGCGCTGCGCGGACTTGACGACGACCAGACCCTGCTGGTGCAATCGGGCAAGCCGGTCGGCGTCTTTCGCACGCACGCCGATGCCCCCCGTGTGCTGATCGCCAACAGCAATCTGGTGCCAAAATGGGCGAATTGGGAGCATTTCGCCGAACTGGATCGCAAGGGGCTGGCCATGTACGGCCAGATGACGGCGGGTAGCTGGATCTATATCGGCACCCAGGGCATCGTGCAGGGCACCTATGAAACCTTCGTCGAGATGGGCCGCCAGCATTATGGCGGCGATCTGTCGGGCCGCTGGCTGCTGACGGCGGGCCTGGGCGGCATGGGCGGGGCACAGCCCCTTGCCGCGGTGATGGCGGGGGCCTCCTGCCTGGCGATCGAATGCCAGCCCAGCCGGATCGAGATGCGCCTGCGCACCGGCTATCTCGATCGTGCGGCGGACACGATCGACGAGGCGATGGCGATCATCGAGCAAGCCAATGCCGCAAACACGCCCGTTTCGGTCGGCCTGCTCGGCAATGCCGCCGACCTCCTGCCCGAAATCTACCGCCGCGGCATCCGGCCCGATCTGCTGACCGACCAGACGTCGGCCCATGATCCGGTCAACGGCTATCTGCCCTCCGGCTGGACAGTCGCGCAATGGATCGAACAGCGCGAACGCGCGCCTGAAACCGTCGCGGCGGCAGCCAAGGCGTCGATGGCCATCCACGTCCAGGCGATGCTCGATTTCCAGGCGGCAGGCGTACCGACCGTCGATTATGGCAACAACATCCGGCAGGTGGCGAAGGATGAGGGCGTAGCGAACGCCTTCGACTTTCCCGGCTTCGTCCCCGCCTATATTCGCCCGCTCTTCTGCCGCGGAATCGGCCCGTTCCGCTGGGCGGCGCTGTCGGGCGACCCCGAAGATATTTATCGCACCGACGCCAAGGTGAAGGAACTGCTGCCCGACAACGCGCCACTCCACCGCTGGCTCGACATGGCGCGGGAGAAAATCCGGTTCCAGGGCCTGCCGGCGCGCATCTGTTGGGTGGGCCTTGGCGACCGCCACCGGCTGGGACTGGCCTTCAACGAGATGGTGGCGACAGGCGAACTGAAGGCCCCGGTGGTGATCGGCCGGGATCATCTGGATAGCGGATCGGTCGCCAGCCCCAATCGCGAGACGGAAGCCATGCGCGACGGATCGGATGCGGTATCCGACTGGCCGTTGCTCAATGCGCTGCTCAACACCGCCAGCGGCGCGACATGGGTGTCCCTGCATCATGGCGGCGGGGTCGGCATGGGCTATTCGCAACATAGCGGCATGGTGATCGTCGCGGACGGCAGCGAAGCGGCGGCGCGGCGGCTGGAGCGGGTGCTTTGGAACGACCCGGCGACGGGCGTCATGCGCCATGCCGACGCGGGCTATGACATCGCCCTGAGATGCGCGCGCGAAAAGGGCCTCGACCTGCCGGGCATATTGGACTGA
- the hutG gene encoding N-formylglutamate deformylase: MTDWIDIISGDAPLVIGLPHTGTDIPAELENRFVSPWLARKDADWWIDRLYAFAADMGATMVRTRLSRSVIDCNRDPSGQSLYPGQTTTGLCPTETFDGEPLYHVDQEPDEMEIAHRRTAYFNPYHAALSAELDRLHALHGKVVLYDAHSIRSHVPRLFDGQLPQYNIGTDGGTTCDPVLEEAVVGTVGAIGRNHVLNGRFRGGWTTRHYGRPAEGYHAIQMELAMGGYLVEPARPSPGNWPPPFDPATPLIADLKTIIAACIAFARA; encoded by the coding sequence ATGACCGACTGGATCGACATCATATCCGGCGATGCGCCGCTGGTGATCGGCCTGCCGCATACGGGGACCGATATTCCGGCGGAGCTGGAGAATCGTTTCGTGTCGCCCTGGCTGGCGCGCAAGGATGCCGACTGGTGGATCGACCGGCTCTACGCCTTCGCCGCCGACATGGGGGCGACTATGGTGCGGACCCGCCTGTCGCGCAGCGTGATCGACTGCAACCGCGATCCGTCCGGCCAGTCGCTCTATCCAGGACAGACGACGACAGGGCTGTGCCCGACCGAAACATTCGACGGCGAACCGCTCTATCATGTGGACCAGGAGCCGGACGAGATGGAGATTGCGCATCGGCGCACCGCCTATTTCAACCCCTATCATGCGGCCTTGTCGGCGGAACTCGATCGGCTTCACGCTCTGCATGGGAAGGTCGTGCTGTACGACGCCCATTCGATCCGCAGCCATGTACCCCGATTGTTCGACGGCCAACTGCCGCAATATAATATCGGCACGGATGGCGGCACGACCTGCGATCCCGTTCTGGAGGAGGCCGTGGTCGGCACGGTCGGGGCGATCGGGCGCAACCATGTCCTCAACGGGCGCTTCCGGGGTGGCTGGACGACGCGTCACTATGGCCGACCGGCGGAAGGCTATCATGCGATCCAGATGGAACTCGCCATGGGCGGCTATCTGGTCGAGCCGGCGCGGCCATCGCCCGGCAACTGGCCACCGCCTTTCGATCCTGCGACCCCGCTGATCGCCGACCTCAAAACCATCATCGCGGCGTGCATCGCCTTTGCCCGCGCCTGA
- the hutH gene encoding histidine ammonia-lyase, which translates to MSQIILTPGETSLSQWRAIYRGAMPYIDAASAPAIAASALAVERILARHQPVYGINTGFGKLASVRIGDGDLATLQRNIVLSHAAGTGEPSPVPIIRLMMALKLVSLAQGASGVKPETVAMLEALLQHGLTPVVPSQGSVGASGDLAPLAHMAAAMIGVGEIDVNGQRLSAGAALERAGLSPLALGPKEGLALLNGTQFSTANALAGLFETENLFQSALITGALATEAAKGSDTPFDPRIHALRRQPGQIETARALRELTAGSAIRASHLENDARVQDPYCLRCQPQVMGAVLDLMRQAATTLAIEANGVSDNPLIFPDTDEALSGGNFHAEPVAFAADMLALAICEIGSITERRIAMLVDPALSGLPAFLTPRPGLNSGFMIPQVTAAALVSENKQRATPASVDSLPTSANQEDHVSMAAHGSRRLLDMTRNAGAVIGIELLAAVQGCDFHAPLASSPALERARARLRRDVPMLEDDRHFHPDMEAANAIIRSGALIVAAGIDLPGLS; encoded by the coding sequence ATGAGCCAGATCATTCTTACCCCCGGCGAAACCAGCCTGAGCCAGTGGCGCGCCATCTACCGGGGCGCGATGCCCTATATCGATGCTGCCAGCGCGCCGGCGATCGCGGCGAGCGCGCTGGCGGTCGAGCGCATCCTGGCGCGACATCAGCCGGTCTATGGCATCAACACCGGCTTCGGCAAGCTGGCGAGCGTCCGGATTGGCGACGGGGATCTGGCGACGCTCCAGCGCAATATCGTTCTCAGCCATGCGGCTGGCACGGGAGAGCCCTCGCCGGTCCCGATCATACGACTGATGATGGCGCTCAAGCTCGTCAGCCTCGCTCAGGGCGCGTCGGGCGTGAAGCCGGAAACGGTGGCGATGCTCGAAGCCCTGTTGCAGCACGGCCTGACGCCGGTCGTGCCGTCGCAGGGGTCGGTGGGCGCGAGCGGCGATCTTGCGCCGCTGGCGCATATGGCCGCGGCGATGATCGGCGTCGGCGAAATCGATGTGAATGGCCAGCGCCTGTCCGCTGGCGCCGCGCTGGAGCGGGCCGGCCTGTCTCCCCTGGCGCTTGGCCCGAAGGAGGGGCTAGCGCTGCTCAACGGCACTCAGTTTTCGACCGCCAACGCCCTTGCGGGCCTGTTCGAAACGGAAAATCTGTTCCAGTCCGCGCTGATCACCGGCGCACTCGCGACCGAAGCGGCGAAGGGATCGGACACGCCTTTCGATCCGCGCATTCATGCATTGCGCCGCCAGCCGGGCCAGATCGAAACCGCCAGGGCGCTGCGGGAACTGACGGCGGGATCGGCGATCCGCGCGAGCCATCTGGAAAATGATGCGCGGGTGCAGGACCCCTATTGCCTGCGCTGCCAGCCGCAGGTGATGGGGGCGGTGCTGGACCTGATGCGCCAGGCTGCGACGACATTGGCGATCGAGGCCAATGGCGTATCCGACAATCCGTTGATCTTCCCCGACACGGACGAGGCACTCTCCGGCGGCAATTTCCATGCCGAACCGGTCGCCTTCGCCGCTGACATGCTCGCGCTCGCCATTTGCGAAATCGGGTCGATCACCGAACGGCGCATCGCGATGCTGGTCGATCCGGCCCTGTCCGGTCTGCCCGCTTTCCTGACGCCGCGGCCGGGACTCAATTCCGGTTTCATGATTCCGCAAGTGACCGCCGCGGCCCTGGTGTCCGAAAACAAGCAGCGCGCGACCCCGGCCAGCGTCGATTCCCTGCCAACCTCCGCCAATCAGGAAGACCATGTGTCGATGGCCGCACATGGCAGCCGACGCTTGCTGGACATGACGCGCAATGCGGGCGCCGTCATCGGTATCGAATTGCTGGCGGCCGTGCAGGGGTGCGATTTCCATGCGCCGCTGGCGTCCAGTCCCGCGCTGGAGCGCGCCCGTGCCCGCCTGCGCCGCGACGTTCCGATGCTGGAGGATGATCGCCATTTCCACCCGGATATGGAGGCGGCCAACGCCATCATTCGATCGGGCGCCTTGATCGTAGCGGCGGGCATAGACTTGCCGGGCCTGTCATGA
- the hutI gene encoding imidazolonepropionase produces the protein MQCDRLWRDARLATMAGEGLGVIDDGVIAAVDGRIIHVGSAADAPTFEADEVIGCNGRWITPGLIDCHTHLVHAGNRAQEFELRLAGASYEAIARAGGGILSTMRATRAASEAQLVGSAMRRLDALIAEGVTTVEIKSGYGLTCDDEIKMLRAARALGKERPVTIHTTFLGAHAVPPEYAGDSDGYIDLVCEDMLPAAAGLGLVDAVDAFCEGIGFSADQTGRVFGAARALGLPVKLHAEQLSNLNGARLAAEAGALSADHLEHLDTEGIAAMARAGTVATLLPGAYYFTRETRLPPIEGLRAAGVPIALATDCNPGTSPLTSILLVMNMGATLFRLTVEECLLGVTRHAARALGSSDETGTIEAGKSCDLAIWDIERPAELVYRMGHNPLHARIWKGL, from the coding sequence ATGCAATGCGATCGACTTTGGAGGGATGCGCGGTTGGCGACGATGGCGGGCGAAGGCCTGGGCGTCATCGACGATGGCGTCATCGCCGCTGTCGACGGGCGCATCATCCATGTCGGCTCCGCCGCCGACGCGCCTACCTTTGAAGCGGACGAGGTGATCGGCTGCAACGGGCGCTGGATAACGCCCGGCCTGATCGACTGCCACACCCATCTGGTCCATGCCGGGAATCGCGCACAGGAATTCGAACTGCGGCTGGCCGGCGCCTCCTATGAGGCGATTGCACGGGCGGGCGGTGGCATTTTGTCGACGATGCGCGCGACGCGAGCGGCCAGCGAAGCGCAACTGGTCGGAAGCGCCATGCGGCGGCTGGATGCGCTGATCGCCGAAGGGGTGACCACGGTCGAGATCAAGTCCGGCTACGGCCTGACGTGCGACGACGAGATCAAGATGCTGCGCGCCGCCCGCGCGTTGGGCAAGGAACGGCCCGTCACCATTCACACGACCTTCCTGGGCGCGCATGCCGTCCCACCCGAATATGCAGGCGATTCCGACGGCTACATAGACCTGGTCTGCGAGGACATGCTGCCCGCGGCCGCCGGTCTGGGCCTGGTCGACGCGGTCGATGCCTTTTGCGAAGGGATCGGCTTTTCGGCCGATCAGACCGGCCGCGTATTCGGCGCCGCGCGCGCGCTGGGGCTGCCGGTCAAGCTGCACGCCGAACAGCTTTCCAACCTTAACGGCGCCAGGCTGGCGGCCGAAGCGGGCGCGCTGTCGGCCGATCATCTCGAACATCTCGACACGGAAGGGATCGCCGCCATGGCGCGGGCCGGAACGGTCGCGACCTTGTTGCCGGGCGCCTATTATTTCACGCGCGAAACCCGGTTGCCGCCGATCGAGGGACTGCGCGCCGCCGGCGTGCCGATCGCGCTCGCGACCGATTGCAACCCCGGCACGTCGCCGCTGACGTCGATTCTTCTCGTCATGAACATGGGCGCGACCCTGTTCCGCCTGACCGTCGAGGAATGCCTGCTGGGTGTCACGCGCCACGCGGCCCGCGCGCTGGGATCGAGCGACGAAACCGGCACGATCGAGGCGGGCAAGAGCTGCGACCTTGCCATCTGGGACATCGAACGTCCGGCCGAACTCGTTTATCGCATGGGGCATAACCCGCTCCATGCCCGCATCTGGAAGGGCCTATGA